One region of Anaeromyxobacter paludicola genomic DNA includes:
- a CDS encoding transposase yields the protein MTAPRQILPGAVYLVTRRCSERRLFLRPSAQTNGIFLYVLALAARTHGVRVHAFCVLSNHYHLVVTDPEARLPAFMQYLDGLVARAVNASLGRWEGFWSADASYSAVSQADSGDVVRKIAYTLANPASAGLVRHGRDWPGLWSAPELLGTATLTAARPEVFFSATMPGTATLDLSLPAGFASVEEFQRLVGSALEELEVKARAEAPARGFLGRRRVLAEQPLSRPAAGAPRRTLNPRIAAQDKWKRIEAIGRLRTFLEAYRSALVELRSGVRDALFPAGTYHLRVEHDVRCAVPA from the coding sequence ATGACCGCGCCGAGACAAATTCTTCCAGGGGCCGTCTATCTCGTCACTCGTCGGTGTTCGGAGCGCCGCCTCTTCTTGCGGCCCTCGGCGCAGACGAACGGAATCTTCCTCTACGTGCTCGCCCTCGCGGCCCGGACTCACGGCGTCCGCGTGCACGCGTTCTGTGTACTTTCCAACCACTACCACCTCGTGGTCACGGATCCCGAGGCCCGCCTGCCGGCGTTCATGCAGTACCTCGACGGCCTCGTCGCCAGGGCAGTGAACGCCTCGCTCGGTCGATGGGAGGGCTTCTGGTCGGCGGACGCTTCATACAGCGCCGTCTCACAGGCGGACTCAGGCGATGTCGTTCGAAAGATCGCCTACACCCTCGCAAATCCCGCCTCGGCAGGCCTGGTTCGTCACGGGCGCGACTGGCCCGGGCTCTGGTCCGCTCCCGAGCTGCTCGGCACCGCCACCCTGACGGCGGCCCGACCGGAGGTCTTCTTCAGCGCAACGATGCCTGGGACGGCCACGCTCGACCTGTCGCTTCCCGCAGGATTCGCGTCTGTGGAGGAGTTCCAGCGGCTCGTCGGGTCCGCGCTCGAGGAGCTCGAGGTCAAGGCACGGGCAGAGGCGCCAGCGCGCGGTTTCCTGGGCCGGAGGCGCGTGCTCGCGGAACAGCCGCTCAGCCGGCCAGCGGCAGGCGCGCCCAGGAGAACGCTCAACCCGCGGATCGCCGCCCAGGACAAGTGGAAGCGCATCGAGGCCATCGGGAGGCTACGGACTTTCCTCGAAGCCTACCGCAGCGCGCTCGTGGAGCTGCGATCCGGCGTGCGAGACGCGCTGTTCCCAGCGGGCACGTACCACCTGCGAGTCGAGCACGACGTCCGCTGCGCTGTGCCGGCCTGA